DNA from Planctomycetota bacterium:
GAGTGCTTCGGCATCTCCGCCGCAGAGGCGCAGACCTACGGCCTGCCCGTCATCGCCACCGACCTCGGCGGCCTGCCCGAAGTCGTCCGGAACGACGAGTCCGGCCTCATCTATCGAGCCGGCGACGTCGACGACCTGGCTGCTGCGATGACCAACCTGTGGGAAGACGACGCACTCGCCGCTCGTCTCGGGCAAGGGGCATGGCAACGTGCCGCACGCGAGTTTCGACCCGACGTCTTCTACCGTCGGCTGTGCGGTGCATACACAAAGGCGATCCAGCTCCACGAAAGGAGCCGACGTGCCTGAATCCTTGAAGATCGCAGCAATCGGCGGACGCGGCATGCCGTCGAGCTACAGCGGCATCGAGCGCATCTGGGAAGAGCTGCTGCCACGACTCGCCGCCCTCGGCCACGACGTCACCGCCTATTGCCGGCCAGGCGTCGCGACGACCGACACGCACAAGGGCGTTCGTCTCGTCACCACGTCTGCACCGGGCGGCGCGAGCGCCGAGACACTGAGCCACACACGCTCCGCGGTGAAGCATGCGTTGACCCGCGACTTCGATGTCATCGCGCTGCACGCCTTGCCGCCGCAGATGTTCGCGCCGCTCGCCGCGCGTGGCTCGGCCGCGGTGGTCAGTCACGTCCACGGCCTCGACTGGCAGCGGGCCAAGTGGCAGCAGACGCCGCTCGGCCTCGGGGCCAAAGTGATCAAGCTAGCCGAACGGCGAATGGCCAAGAGCAGCCACGCCGTCGCCGTCTGCGCACCCTATCTCGCCGACTACTACCGCCAGACCTACGGCCTTGCGACGACCGTGCTGCCCAACGGCATCGTGCCGGACGACAGGCCCTTCGACCCGTGCTGCGACGT
Protein-coding regions in this window:
- a CDS encoding glycosyltransferase family 4 protein, with the protein product MPESLKIAAIGGRGMPSSYSGIERIWEELLPRLAALGHDVTAYCRPGVATTDTHKGVRLVTTSAPGGASAETLSHTRSAVKHALTRDFDVIALHALPPQMFAPLAARGSAAVVSHVHGLDWQRAKWQQTPLGLGAKVIKLAERRMAKSSHAVAVCAPYLADYYRQTYGLATTVLPNGIVPDDRPFDPCCDVLRELAIEPGQFVVSIGRLVQEKRTQDLVSAQKRLGFKLVIVGEGPDNDWMKQLKASAGDGVVFAGHRTGHALETLFRTA